GACTTGACGGTATTCGGCGGCTCGGCCCTCACGGATGCCTCGATCGCGGTGCCAGAGACGCCCGGCCCGGGGATCCCGATCACCTATGTTCCGGCGCGCAACACGATCCTGCTCTCCCTCGCGCTCGCCTACGCCGAGGTGCTGGGGGCCCAGCACATCTTCATCGGCGCCAATGCCGTCGACTATTCGGGGTACCCCGACTGCCGGCCTGAATATTTGAGCGCATACGAGGCCATGGCCAACCTTGCCACCAAGGCGGCGGTGGAGGGAGCCCGTCTCACCCTTCACGCCCCCCTCGTGAACCTTTCCAAGGCCGAGATCATCCGGCGAGGCGTCGCCCTCGGGGTCGATTACGCCATCACGGTTTCTTGCTACCAGGCCACTGAGGACGGGCTCGCGTGCGGGCGTTGCGACGCGTGCCGTCTGAGACGAGCCGGTTTCGAGGCGGCCGGCGTGCCGGATCCTACGCGCTACCAGTCGCGCTGAACCCGCCACACCATCGAACGGCGTTTATGGCCAGGCTAATTTTTCTGATGGCCGTTGCTCGGCGATGCATTAGAATTCGCTTATTTTTTATTACAATAGACGGTGCGGCCCGGAGGATTGCGCCGGCCTCATAGGAGGAGGCAGTTATGGAATTCACCATTCACCACCAAGTTCTGCTGAGCGTGTTTGTGATCGCCGCGATCATGGGCGCGGTGGTCTACAAGACCAATTTCTGTACCATGGGGGCGGTCTCCGACTGGGTGAATATCGGCGATACGGGACGCATGCGCGCCTGGGTGTTCGCCATGGCGGTCGCGATGCTCGGGGTGCTCATCATGGAGGCGGCCGGCATCGTGAATCTGTGGCAGGAGACGTTTCCTCCTTACCGGACCGCCAATTTCGCCTGGCCCCGGTACGTCCTCGGGGGACTGCTGTTCGGTATCGGCATGACGCTGGGCAGCGGGTGCGGCAACAAGACCATGGTACGGGTGGGCGGTGGCAATCTGAAGTCCCTCGTCGTTTTGGTCGTCGCGTCCCTCGGCGCCTACCTGATGATGTGGACCTCCTTCTACGAGAAGGTCTTTCACCCGTGGGTGGAGCCGCTCACCATTGATCTGGCCAAGTATGGGGTGGGAAGCCAGGAACTCACCACCGTGCTCGCTGGCATGATCGGGCTTGAAGCCGCGGGCATGGGACATCTGGCGATCGGCTTGCTCGTGGTCGCGGGGATGCTCGTGTTCGTTTTCAAGTCGCCCGACTTCCGCACGAACTTCGACAACATCCTGGGAGGCGCCGTGGTGGGGCTGGCCATCGTCGCCGGCTGGTACATCACCGGCGGACCCCTCGGTGAGAAGTGGAAGGAAGCGGCCCAGATGGCCATCGAAATCCCGAGTCGCGTCCAGACCCAGTCGTATACCTTCGTGAGCCCCATGGGAGATGCGGTGCGCTATCTCCTGGAGCCCACCAATTTCGCCCTGGTCAACTTCGGCCTCATGACCCTGACGGGTGTCATCTTCGGGTCGTTTCTCTACGCGGTCATCAGCCGCAAATTCCGCATCGAATGGTTCGCCTCGTTCAAGGACTTCGTGAACCACGTCATCGGCGGTGCCCTCATGGGCGTGGGCGGCGCGCTCTCCATGGGTTGCACCGTCGGCCAGGCCATCACCGGGATTTCCACCCTCGCCATCGGCTCGTTCATCACGTTCTTCTGTATCGTGATCGGCGCCGCTGGCACGATGAAATACCAGTACTGGCGGATGATGCAGGAGGCCTGAGCGAAGTGCGCGCATGCCGCCTTTCCTTGACGAAAAAAGCATGCGGCCAGTAAAATGCGCGCTTTTTCGGGTGGTTAGCTCAGCCGGTAGAGCAGCGGACTTTTAATCCGTTGGTCCGGGGTTCGAATCCCCGACCACCTACCACGCAAATACGAAAGGCCTGCTCCCATGCAGGCCTTTTGCATTTGTGGTGACGTGTGCCACCGGCTGTAGGGAACAGGTGGCTTGCCTCGTGGCCAGAGCGCCCTACGCCCGCCGCTCCGAAGCCGGGTGAAGCATTCCCGCCGCGCAGGTCCGGGTGCTCCACTCGTCGATCAGGATGAAGCTCCCGGTACCGCGGTGGATCGCGTACGGGTCGAAGGCGAGGGGTTCTTGGGCCAGCAGTGTCACCCGAGCGACGTCGTTGGCCTGCAGCGTTTCGGCAGCCGGCATGTCCATCAAGGTGTCGATGTCGAGGCGCGATTCGATCTCCAGCACCCGTGCCTTGACGGTGCGCGTTCCCAGCTTGAGGAGATAAGGCGCCCCGGTCCGCAGCGGCTCGCGATCGAACCAGCATACCGTGGCTTGCACGACGGTGTTGACCGTGGGCGGCGCCTCCGGAGGGGTGATCAGGCTGCCCCGGGAGATGTCGAGCTCCTCGCTCATGATGAGGGTGACCGCCTCGCCAGCGTCGGCCCGATCCAGCGCGCCGTTGAGGCCGAGCACCGCCCGGATGCGCGCTGCGCGACCCGAAGGGTAGATCCGCACTTCCATGCCGGGCGCCACCGTCCCCGACTCCACGCGCCCCATGAGCCGCCGGCCCTGGCCTTTGTGCACCGGCCGGCCGACGAGTTGAACGAAAAAGCGCAGCGCTTGACCGTCGCGGTCATGGACGGGATCCAGGCGTTCCAACGCTTCCAGTACCGTGGGCCCTTCGTACCAGGGCATGGCGCCCCGCCGCCCGACCACGTGCTCGCCGTCCAATGCGGAGACCGGCACGCTGATCGCCTCTGCCAGTCCCAGCTTACGGGCAAGCGCCGCGACTTCCGCCGCCCGGTCGTTGAAGGCCTGCCGGCTGTACCCCACGAGATCCATCTTGTTGACGGCGACGATGAAATGCCGCACCCCCAGCAGCCGCGCCAGGTAGAAGTGCCGCGCCGTCTGGCGCGTGACGCCTTTGGTCACGTCCACCAAAATCACCGCCGCGTCTGCGCGGCTCGCCGCGGTGGCCATGTTGCGCGTGTACTCTTCATGGCCGGGGGCGTCCGCGATGATGTACTTGCGCTCGCCGCGGGTGAAGTAGCGGTAGGCGACGTCGATGGTGATGCCCTGCTCGCGCTCGGCTTCCAGCCCGTCGGTGAGGAGCGAGAGGTCGAGGTGTGTGATCCCGCGGCGCTGAGAGGCGCGCTCGATCGCCGCCAGCTGGTCGCCGTAAACGGCGCCCGTCTCATACAACAGCCGCCCGATGAGGGTGCTCTTTCCGTCGTCCACGTCGCCTGCGGTCATGAAGCGGAGCACGCCGCGCTCGGGCCTCAAGGTCGTGTCTCGCTTGAGCGGGATAATGTCAGCGGGTGTGGTCATGAGGGTGTCCTTCAGAAATAGCCTTCCCGTTTCCTGCGCTCCATGGACGCCTCAGCGGTGTGGTCGTCGAGCCTCGTTGCGCCGCGCTCCGTGACGGCTGCCCGCCGTGTCTCCTCGATGATTTCTTCCACCGTACGGGCTGTGGACTCCACCGGGCATGTGCAGCTCATGTCGCCCACGGTCCTGAAGCGCACGGAGAGTTCCTCCACCACTTCCCCGTCCTGGGGCGGCCGAAGCGGCGTGACCGGAACGAGCAGTCCGCGGTGCCGGATCACCGGCCGTCGGTGGGCAAAATAGAGCCGGGGCAGCGCCAGCCCTTCCCGGGCGATGTACTGCCACACGTCCAACTCGGTCCAATCGCTCAAGGGGAAGACGCGCATGTGCTCGCCTTCCAGGACCCGGGGGTTGTAGAGCGTCCAAAGCTCCGGCCGCTGGCCTTTCGGGTCCCACTGGCCGAAGCGGTCCCGGAACGAGAACACGCGTTCTTTGGCGCGGGCTTTTTCCTCATCCCGACGGGCTCCCCCGATCAAGGCATCGAAGCCGAACTCTCGGATGGCTTCCAGCAGCGTGACGGTCTGGGCGGCGTTCCTCGATTCGTGCTCGGAGCGCAGGCGGACGGTTCCCCGGCGGATCGAGTCTTCCACCGAGCGCACAATGAGTCGGGCCCCTGTTTCCCGTACCAGAGCATCGCGGAATTCCAGCACTTCGGGAAAGTTGTGCCCGGTGTCGATGTGCAGCAAGGGAAACGGCAAGCTTCCCGGGTAGAAGGCCTTCTGCGCCAAGCGGAACAAAGCAACCGAATCCTTGCCGCCGGAGAAGAGCAGCACCGGGTTGGCGCATTCTGCGGCCACCTCCCGCAGGATGAAGACTGCCTCGGCCTCGAGCCAGTGCAGATGCCCTCGAGCCCTCGTCGGAGAGCCTGCCAGGATTCGTTCGTTTACTGCATCGTTCATGGTTGCCCCTGTCTTGATCGAATCAGCTTTCCATCAGGCCCCACGTGCAGACCGCATTCGCGCGTGGAGGCGTCTTCCCACCACCAGCGTCCTGCACGCGGGTCTTCGCCCGGCGCCACCGGCCGGGTGCATGGCGCGCACCCGATGCTGCGGAACCCCCGGTCGTAGAGCGGGTTGTAAGGTACGCCGAACGCGCCGATGTAGTTCCAGACCTCCGCCTCGCTCCAGTGGGCGAGGGGGTTGAATTTGGCGAGTCCATGCACGGCGTCGAACTCCCGTTCCTGGACGTTCGCCCGGGTGATGGACTGCTCCCGGCGTAAACCCGTGATCCATGCCCGCTTGCCCGCGAGCGCCTGGGCAAGCGGCATGAGCTTGCGGATCTCGCAGCAGCGCTTGCGCAGCGCGATGCTGCGGTAGATGGCCTCGTCTCCGTGGGCGTTGAGGAACTGCGAGACCTCACGGGGATCGGGCTCGAATGTCCGGATGCGGTACCCGTATCGCTCCTCTACCGCATCGATCAGTTGCAGCGTTTCCGGATGCAGCCGGCCGGTGTTCAACGTGAAGATCTCGATGCCGGCCTCGAGGCGCAGGATCGCGTCAGTGAGCACCATGTCCTCGGCGCTCAGGCTGGAAGCCAGCACCGCTGGCGCGAAATGCCGGGCGATCTCAAGCACCGTGCGCTCCAGCTGTGCCAGCTTTTCCATCCGACGCTCGACCTGGCCTGAGCCGCTCGGGATGATTTCCCTCGTGTTCACGCGTTTTCCCCCTTTCGGTGTCACCCGATGAGCTTGCCGGCCACCGCCACCAAGGCCATGCCCATCACCCGCCGCAGGGCCGTTTCGGGAATCACCTTGCCCAGCCGCGTGCCCACCCAGACGCCGGGCACCGACCCGATCAGCAGGCTCGCGAGCAGCCCCCACTGCACCGTTCCCAGCGCCGCGTGGCCGAGCCCGGCCACCAGCGTCAGGGGCACCGCATGGGCGATGTCGCTCGCGACGATGCGCCGGGCGGGCCACGCGGGGTACACCATCGACAGAAAGGCCACGCCCAGCGCGCCGGCGCCCACCGACGACACGGTGACCAGCACGCCCATGGCCGCACCCATGGCGATGGTCACTTTCGCCTCGCCCCCGAGCCGCTCCACGAGCCGTGCCCGCACCACCAGGGCCTGGGCTCGCCGCCCGAACAGAAGCGCCACGCCGGTCAGGATGAGCGCCACGGCCATGACGTAGCGGATGACCCTATCCAACCCCTCCGGCGTACCGACCTGTCCGAGCCACATCAGCGCGGCGAGACTGGCGGGCAGGCTGCCGAGGGCGAGCAACCCCACGGTGCGCCAATCCACCACCCGTTCCCGATGGTTCCACCAGGTCGCGCTCACCTTGGTGATCGAAGCGTAGAGCAGGTCGGTGCCCACCGCGGCGGCGGGGGCCACTCCCAGCCCTAAAATGAGCAGCGGTGTCATGAGCGCGCCGCCGCCAATGCCGGTCAAGCCCACGAGGACGCCCACCAGGAATCCTGCCAGGGAAGTCACGCCGTCCATGTTTTGAACAATTTTTATGTGCTCATTAACAGTGCTTATGTTATCTGGGTCACATATACCGTCAACGAATTTGAAGATAGATATTTATGCTTAATGGTTATTTGTCCACCTGTCGTTTTGACGGGCCAGGGAGGGGTTCGACCAAGCCGCGCCCACGGCACCGGTGGCCGACAAGTGGCGTAGAGGCAGGTTGAATGCGAGGCCACCCAAGTTTTACCGGGGGCGCCTCAGCGATCCCGCCTAGGGCCGCCGCGCGGAGGCCGAGCGGGGGCGGCGCCGATCCGGTTTCGGTTTCTTGGACGATGGAGAGGCGAGCTGGGAGACGCGCTTGAGGATGCGCAGGGTGACCCGGGACCCGGTCACCGTCAGGGGATCGTCTCGGGCGAACTCGACCGTGAGGCGCACGCTGCCGGAGGCGGCAAAGCCCAGGGGCAGCGTCCCGCTGCGGCGCCCGCCCCGGTAGCGAATCTCCCAGTTCGAGAGGCGCCGCGGCAACCGGCGCGGGGCCTGTTCCACGGTCGCGTCCCACAGGCGGATTTCGGCCTCCACCACCGGCCTGACTTGGGCTCCCCAAGACCCGCGCATGTGGAGCACCACGCGGGGGAAGTAGACCGCCACATGGGTCGGTCGGCGGGTGAAGGCGCCCACCAGGGCACCGTCGAAGTCGACGAACGAGTCTTTCAACGGATCGGGGCGATGCCGCGGGAACGTCCCCTCATTCTTGGCGCGTTGCAGCAGGCGGGTCAACCGCGGCTTGCGTGCAGCGGGCCTCCTGGTCGGGGATCTCCGCAAGCCGGGCCAGCCACGCGGTCGCGGCGGCGTCGCTGGGGGCGCGCCAGTCGCCACGGGGCGAAAGCGAGCCGCCGGAGCCCACCTTGGGGGCGTTGGGGAGAGCGCTGCGCTTGTATTGGCTCAGGCCGAAGAAGCGCTTGAGGAACACCCCGAGCCAGTGCTTGATCTCGGCGATGGTGTACTGGTGGCGTTGGGGCTCGGGGATATCGGGCCAGGCGCCGCTGGTCTTGGTGTGCCACGCGCACCAGGCGAGGTAGGCCACTTTCGCGGGTGCATAGCCGAAACGCAGCACGTAGTAGAGGAAGAAGTCCGTCAGTTCGTAGGGCCCCACGATGGCCTCGGTGCGCTGACCTGGCTGACCGTCGTGGGTGCCGGGCACGAGCTCCGGACTGATTTCGGTCTCCAGGATCTCGGTGAGGACCTGGCTTGCCTGGGCGCCGAACTGGCCGGTCGCGGCGGCCCAACGGACCAGGTACTGGATGAGCGTCTTGGGCACGCTCGCGTTCACGTGGTAGTGGGCCATGTGGTCCCCTACCCCGTAGGTGCACCAGCCGAGCGCCAGCTCGGAGAGGTCGCTGGTGCCCACCACCAGCGCCCCGTGCAGGTTGGCGAGCCGGAACAGGTGGCTCGTGCGCTCGCCGGCCTGCACGTTTTCGAACGTGACGTCGAAGACGGGTTTGTCCTCCCGGTGGGGGTGGCCGATCGCTTGCAGCATCCGCTCGGCGGCTGGGCGGATGTCCAGCTCGTGGGCTTTGCAGCCCAGCGCTGCCATCAGCCGCTGCGCCTGGCTTCGGGTGCGTGGGGAGGTGGCAAAGCCGGGCAGGCTGTAGGCCAGGATGTGGGCGCGCGGGAGCTTCAGCACATCCATGGCGCGGGCGCAGACGAGGAGGGCTTGGGTGGAATCCAGCCCCCCGGAGACGCCGATGACCACTTTGTCGAAGCCGGTGGCTTTGAGCCGCGTCACCAGCCCCTGCACCTGGATCGCGTAGACCTCCCGGCAGCGTTCGTCGCGCCGCTGGGGATCGGCGGGCACGTAGGGAAAGCGCTCCAAGGGGCGTTTCAGCGGCAGAAACCCCCGCGCCGGCGCTTCCAGCCGGAAGCGCACGGTGCGGAAAGCGGCCACTGCTTCCCGGTGAGCGCGCACCGCGTCGGCGAAGGTGCCCTGGCGCAGGCGGTCCTGGGCGAGGCGCTCTAGGTCGAGGTCGGCGACGACGAGCTGGGCCTGGTCGGCGAAGCGTTCAGACTCTGCCAGGCGCGTGCCGTTCTCATAGATGAGCGCGTGGCCGTCCCAGGCGAGATCGGTGGTGGATTCCCCCGGCCCGCAGGCCGAGTAGAGATAGGCGGCCAGGCAGCGCCCCGACTGGTTGGCCACGAGCTGCCGGCGGTAGTCGTCCTTGCCTAGCGTCACGTTGGAGGCGGAGAGGTTGGCGAGCACCGTGGCCCCGGCGAGCGCCGCGTAAGACGAGGGCGGCACTGGCACCCACAGGTCCTCGCAGAGCTCCAGGTGCACCGTAAGCAGCGGCTCGTCCTCGGCCTGGAACAGCAGCCGCGGCCCAAAAGGCACCGTCTGCCCGCCCAGCTCAATCGCTTCGCGTGTGGTGTACTCGCCCGGCGTGAACTGGCGCCGCTCGTAGAACTCGCGGTAATTGGGCAGGTAGGTCTTGGGCACGACTCCCAGCACGCGCCCACGGTGGAGGAGGGCGGCACAGTTATAGAGCAGGCCGTCGACCTGCAGCGGCAACCCGACTGCGGCGAGCAAGGGAAGCTGCGCCGTCTCCTGCAGGACCTGGGCCAGCGCCTCGCGGCAGCCTGTGAGCAGCGCCTGTTGGTGGAAGAGGTCCTCGCACGAATAGGCGGACAGCCCCAGCTCGGGAAAGACCACCAGCGCTGCTTTCTCCTCGGCTGCCCGGCGCATGAGAGTGATGGTCTGGTGCGCGTTGAACTCGGGGTCGGCCACCCGCACCTCGGGCACTGCCACCGCGGCGCGAACGAAGTGGTGGCGGTAGGGGTTGAAAAAATCGTTCGGGTCGGTCATTCGCTGAAGGGAGGAGGCTCGTTCGGCTTTCGCATTCTATCTCCTGGCGGCGGGGGTGGGGCGGCCGCTTCCTTGCCGGCGGCCTGTCGCGCGCCCGGCCGCGCCTCTAGCGTGCTTCCCGCACCCGGCCGGCGCGGCTGCGCAGAAAGTCGGCGAGGGCTTCGGCAGGAAGAGGAGGGCTCAGGCAATAACCCTGCGCCTCGTCGCAGCCGTGGTGTCGGAGAAAGGCGAGCTGCGCCTCGGTTTCCACGCCTTCGGCCACCACGCGCAGCCCCAGGCTATGGGCCATGCCGATCACCGCCTGCGTGATGGCGGCATTGTCTTGGTCATCGGGCAGATCGAGCACGAACGAGCGGTCGATCTTCACGCTGTCGAGAGGGAACCGCTTCAGGTAGCCGAGCGAGGAGTAGCCGGTGCCGAAATCGTCGATGGCGAGCCCGATGCCCCGCGCCTTGAGCTGATGGAGCACCTCGCGGGAGTGCTCGGCGTTCTTCATGACCGTGCTTTCCGTGATCTCCAGCTCGAGCATCCGTGGGGTCAGCCCGGTACGCTTCAGGACCCCCATCACTTGCGGCAGCACATCGCTGCGGGCGAATTGGCTGGCGGAGAGGTTCACGGCCATGCGCAACGGCGGCAAGCCCTGGTCGAGCCATGCGCGGCACTGGGCGCAGGCCTGCGCGAGCACCCATTCCCCGATAGGCCCGATCAGCCCGGTCTCCTCGGCCAGCGGAATGAACGTGGCTGGGGAAACCAGGCCCATGTCGGGATGTTGCCATCGCACCAGGGCTTCCACGCCCACGGCACGGCCGGAGCGCAGGTCGATCTTCGGCTGATAATGCAGCACGAACTCTTCCCGCTCGAGCGCCCAGCGCAGGCTCGTTTCCAGGGACAGCCGTTCCACGGTGTGTAGATTCATCTGCGCCGAGTAGAACTGGAAAGTGTTCTTGCCCTGATCCTTGGCCCGGTACATGGCGATGTCGGCGTTCTTGAGCAGGCTTGAGCTGTCCAGGCCGTCGTTCGGGAAGGTGCTGATGCCGATGCTGGCGGTAAGCAGCAGTTCGCGGCTTTCCACCATGAAAGGCTGCGCCATCGCAGCCAGGATTTTTTGCGCCACCCGGGCGGCGTCCTCCGACTGCTGCAGGCTTTCCAGCAGCACGACGAATTCATCGCCCCCCAGGCGCGCTATCGCGTCGGTCCCGCGCAGCAGGGCGCGCAGCCGGCCGGCGACCTCTTTGAGCAGGCCGTCTCCCAGATCGTGCCCAAGCGT
The sequence above is a segment of the Pelomicrobium methylotrophicum genome. Coding sequences within it:
- the queC gene encoding 7-cyano-7-deazaguanine synthase QueC; this translates as MANGAQKAVVLLSGGLDSATALAVAKNEGYDCYPLSVDYGQRHAAELKAAERVAQTLGARALKRVKLDLTVFGGSALTDASIAVPETPGPGIPITYVPARNTILLSLALAYAEVLGAQHIFIGANAVDYSGYPDCRPEYLSAYEAMANLATKAAVEGARLTLHAPLVNLSKAEIIRRGVALGVDYAITVSCYQATEDGLACGRCDACRLRRAGFEAAGVPDPTRYQSR
- a CDS encoding YeeE/YedE family protein, whose amino-acid sequence is MEFTIHHQVLLSVFVIAAIMGAVVYKTNFCTMGAVSDWVNIGDTGRMRAWVFAMAVAMLGVLIMEAAGIVNLWQETFPPYRTANFAWPRYVLGGLLFGIGMTLGSGCGNKTMVRVGGGNLKSLVVLVVASLGAYLMMWTSFYEKVFHPWVEPLTIDLAKYGVGSQELTTVLAGMIGLEAAGMGHLAIGLLVVAGMLVFVFKSPDFRTNFDNILGGAVVGLAIVAGWYITGGPLGEKWKEAAQMAIEIPSRVQTQSYTFVSPMGDAVRYLLEPTNFALVNFGLMTLTGVIFGSFLYAVISRKFRIEWFASFKDFVNHVIGGALMGVGGALSMGCTVGQAITGISTLAIGSFITFFCIVIGAAGTMKYQYWRMMQEA
- a CDS encoding sulfate adenylyltransferase subunit 1, translated to MTTPADIIPLKRDTTLRPERGVLRFMTAGDVDDGKSTLIGRLLYETGAVYGDQLAAIERASQRRGITHLDLSLLTDGLEAEREQGITIDVAYRYFTRGERKYIIADAPGHEEYTRNMATAASRADAAVILVDVTKGVTRQTARHFYLARLLGVRHFIVAVNKMDLVGYSRQAFNDRAAEVAALARKLGLAEAISVPVSALDGEHVVGRRGAMPWYEGPTVLEALERLDPVHDRDGQALRFFVQLVGRPVHKGQGRRLMGRVESGTVAPGMEVRIYPSGRAARIRAVLGLNGALDRADAGEAVTLIMSEELDISRGSLITPPEAPPTVNTVVQATVCWFDREPLRTGAPYLLKLGTRTVKARVLEIESRLDIDTLMDMPAAETLQANDVARVTLLAQEPLAFDPYAIHRGTGSFILIDEWSTRTCAAGMLHPASERRA
- the cysD gene encoding sulfate adenylyltransferase subunit CysD, giving the protein MNDAVNERILAGSPTRARGHLHWLEAEAVFILREVAAECANPVLLFSGGKDSVALFRLAQKAFYPGSLPFPLLHIDTGHNFPEVLEFRDALVRETGARLIVRSVEDSIRRGTVRLRSEHESRNAAQTVTLLEAIREFGFDALIGGARRDEEKARAKERVFSFRDRFGQWDPKGQRPELWTLYNPRVLEGEHMRVFPLSDWTELDVWQYIAREGLALPRLYFAHRRPVIRHRGLLVPVTPLRPPQDGEVVEELSVRFRTVGDMSCTCPVESTARTVEEIIEETRRAAVTERGATRLDDHTAEASMERRKREGYF
- a CDS encoding phosphoadenylyl-sulfate reductase; translation: MEKLAQLERTVLEIARHFAPAVLASSLSAEDMVLTDAILRLEAGIEIFTLNTGRLHPETLQLIDAVEERYGYRIRTFEPDPREVSQFLNAHGDEAIYRSIALRKRCCEIRKLMPLAQALAGKRAWITGLRREQSITRANVQEREFDAVHGLAKFNPLAHWSEAEVWNYIGAFGVPYNPLYDRGFRSIGCAPCTRPVAPGEDPRAGRWWWEDASTRECGLHVGPDGKLIRSRQGQP
- a CDS encoding sulfite exporter TauE/SafE family protein, encoding MDGVTSLAGFLVGVLVGLTGIGGGALMTPLLILGLGVAPAAAVGTDLLYASITKVSATWWNHRERVVDWRTVGLLALGSLPASLAALMWLGQVGTPEGLDRVIRYVMAVALILTGVALLFGRRAQALVVRARLVERLGGEAKVTIAMGAAMGVLVTVSSVGAGALGVAFLSMVYPAWPARRIVASDIAHAVPLTLVAGLGHAALGTVQWGLLASLLIGSVPGVWVGTRLGKVIPETALRRVMGMALVAVAGKLIG
- a CDS encoding NAD(+) synthase, encoding MTDPNDFFNPYRHHFVRAAVAVPEVRVADPEFNAHQTITLMRRAAEEKAALVVFPELGLSAYSCEDLFHQQALLTGCREALAQVLQETAQLPLLAAVGLPLQVDGLLYNCAALLHRGRVLGVVPKTYLPNYREFYERRQFTPGEYTTREAIELGGQTVPFGPRLLFQAEDEPLLTVHLELCEDLWVPVPPSSYAALAGATVLANLSASNVTLGKDDYRRQLVANQSGRCLAAYLYSACGPGESTTDLAWDGHALIYENGTRLAESERFADQAQLVVADLDLERLAQDRLRQGTFADAVRAHREAVAAFRTVRFRLEAPARGFLPLKRPLERFPYVPADPQRRDERCREVYAIQVQGLVTRLKATGFDKVVIGVSGGLDSTQALLVCARAMDVLKLPRAHILAYSLPGFATSPRTRSQAQRLMAALGCKAHELDIRPAAERMLQAIGHPHREDKPVFDVTFENVQAGERTSHLFRLANLHGALVVGTSDLSELALGWCTYGVGDHMAHYHVNASVPKTLIQYLVRWAAATGQFGAQASQVLTEILETEISPELVPGTHDGQPGQRTEAIVGPYELTDFFLYYVLRFGYAPAKVAYLAWCAWHTKTSGAWPDIPEPQRHQYTIAEIKHWLGVFLKRFFGLSQYKRSALPNAPKVGSGGSLSPRGDWRAPSDAAATAWLARLAEIPDQEARCTQAAVDPPAATRQE